In the genome of Macrobrachium nipponense isolate FS-2020 chromosome 34, ASM1510439v2, whole genome shotgun sequence, one region contains:
- the LOC135208112 gene encoding uncharacterized protein LOC135208112 — MSTINERKAIVVFLDLEKAYELASAAAILEALADKAVKGNLLAWAKGYMQNRQARVTFQGASSDFLNLENGTPQGGILSPFLFNVLMEKLATTTLPNGVEIFIYADDVCLVSTDRHRSHQNMQSACKDLGLKITLQRQKQWPSNTV; from the coding sequence ATGTCCACAATTAACGAGAGAAAAGCAATAGTAGTTTTTCTGGACTTAGAAAAAGCTTATGAGCTAGCCAGTGCAGCTGCCATCCTTGAAGCCTTGGCTGACAAGGCGGTGAAGGGCAACCTTTTAGCATGGGCCAAAGgatacatgcaaaacagacaGGCCAGAGTCACCTTCCAAGGAGCAAGCTCGGACTTTCTCAATCTGGagaatggaacacctcaaggaggcatactcagccccttccttttcaatgtattaatggaaaaattagcCACAACCACCCTACCCAATGgagttgaaatattcatttatgcagatgatgtctgcctagtcagcacagacagacacagatctcACCAGAACATGCAAAGTGCATGCAAAGACCTAGGTCTAAAAATCACACTGCAAAGACAAAAGCAATGGCCATCAAACACAGTCTAG
- the LOC135208113 gene encoding ribonuclease H-like — protein sequence MTLQYQLHSPPASKEACNIQQLKQAAQDSIRKTTATNEYFTDGSVDLSISATAAGVYSTSLKGSWRLSDNASTLQTELIAIAKELEDLQHKLGNTTIHTDSKGAIQAITKGKAKENIKLLTSIWAIANIHQTRNRQITLNWIPSHIGIQGNEEADSLAKSGLHINNIGIKNKPFTDST from the coding sequence ATGActcttcaatatcaactacacagtcctccagcaagcaaggaagcatgcaacattcaacagctgaaacaagcagcacaagattcaataaggaaaacgacagcaacaaatgaatactttacagatggatcagtagacctcagcattTCTGCGACGGCGGCAGGAGTCTACTCGACATCACTAAAAGGGAGCTGGAGGCTCTCAGACAATGCCTCCACTCTACAGACTGAGCTGATAGCAATCGCTAAAGAGCTAGAAGACTTGCAacacaaactaggaaacacaactatccacacagactcgaaaggagcaatacaagccatcacaaaaggcaaggcaaaagaaaatatcaaactcctgACAAGCATATGGGCAATTGCCAACATCCACCAAACCAGAAACAGACagataactctcaactggattccaagtcacataggaatccaaggaaatgaggaagcagactCCCTAGCAAAGAGCGGGTTACACATCAACAACATAGGTATTAAAAATAAGCCATTCACTGACTCAACTTAA